The DNA window TTGTTGATAGCATGGGGGCTCAGGAAGTTGAGGAGGTTGAACCTCAGGTCGTGTTGGCATGTCAACGACGACGGTATAGCGCATCTCTGCGGAGGCGGAGAGGCGAGAGGCACACCGGAGTTAGAGCATCTAGGACTCCAAGACTGCCAGAGGCTGACGGACGAGGCGCTGAAGCACGCCGCTACAGGTCTTCCTAAACTGAAATCCATTAATCTATCTTTCTGCGTAGCCGTCACTGACGCCGGGTTACGACATCTGGCGAGGTTACCTCACTTGGAGGACGTGAATCTCAGAGCGTGCGACGGAGTTTCCGACGCTGGTGTTGCACATTTAGCGGAGAGCGGCAGGCTGAGGGCTCTGGACGTGTCTTTTTGCGACAAAGTCGGTGACGAAGCCCTGTCTCACGCGACTCTCGGCCTGTCGGGTTTGAGATGTTTATCGTTGAGTGCGTGTCGCCTCACGGACGAGGGTCTGGAGAGGGTGGCTAGGTTATCGCAATTAGAGACACTTAATATAGGCCAATGTACTCAAGTGACGGACCGGGGCCTGAGAGCCCTGGGGGAAGGTTTGAAGAACCTGAAGGCCATAGACTTGTATGGATGTACGTGCATAACTCACGAGGGTCTGGATCACATCGTGAAGCTGCCGAGGCTGAGTGTTTTAAACCTGGGCCTGTGGCATGTGCGGTGACCGTTAAAAAACTTGTGAGTACGGACATATTATAAGGGAAcggccattttgttttgttatactgtgatttaaaattgttccGGCGGCTAGTCGATGAGAAATCCTAGATCTTTTTGTTTATCATTCAACGTAATACTATTAATGTTTCACGAAAAGGTCTGGCATTTCGCTTATTGCTCCATTAGTTAAAttagttattcatttaattgtttttaattcgaCCTTATGATGCCACCGGTCCGCGGCGTGGCGTTGTTGTAATCTAATGTACTATAATGTAGATATAGCTCATAAACGTacctaatttttaatatttttacagtaaTCTTGTACATTCCCGTAATATAGcatttttcgtatttattagttaatgcgatttgtaagatttttaatatcgtaTGAACTATTTGCCAAATAATCTTAATGTATGAACAAACCGAGTCTGGTCATAACTATAAGTTACGTTTCATTTCTCCCCGCCATttcttatattgtaattttattttttcatgtttttttttttttattatttctgtgtAAGGTCGAATTAAAATGtctcctttttttattatttgttgtacaaaactattgtaatatagatgaattgtattaaaagtCATTGTTTAAGTTGCTAtcagtgaaattttatttatttacccttcaattatcaatatttcatacttaaaACGTTATTTACGTTAATCGTTCCGatgttattactttattaacgaATAAcacaaactaattatataattattcgtATTCCTCAATCATTATTATCGTATTAGGATTTAATTCGACATGCAATTTCAATTTTGTGCCTTTTTTTTGCagtctattaaatttaattaatacgcaagatatttaacataataagatAAGACgatatttaatctttaatatcaGTATTGTAACTTctgatattcaaataaaatgaggTAAAATTTTCACTTGATTCACTTGAGatacttgattttttaaacatatattttaatgacaatatttttgtaacggATTTAATGAACTTAAGAAAACTTCTTTTTGGTTAATGGCGTTTCCTTATAGAATTCGCCAATGTCATGAGCCGATATACTGAATTATGTAAAGAATGATATGTGAATGAACAAGGTTGCGACTAGAGACTAAGAACTTTGATACTGCTGAGAATGTTCACCGAGAGCTAAAATGTTGATGTATCTAAAACAATACGATAACGTCTTGTACATGGTTTGTGATATTGACAGTTGACACTAAAAACAAACATGGCTACCTCAAAcgtaaacattgaaatatgtttcaacattaaaataatcatctaTAGCGCTTTCGATATCTtcgacatattaaaaaattgctatTATGAAGacattttcaaatgtatttgaaattttcataaaaactattattcataataaatatgtacaaatatgatttttgacGTAATTAAGCAAgagaataagtatttttttaattatctgtatatttaaaagatctgAATAGACTAGGAGCAGGAATGTAAGGctcaatgtatattattattcaggTTTTCTGAACGGAGTGTATTTCTTTTGATCAAACTCtggttatatttgtaaatggaCCTACTGTGTCTGTGGTGTAAAGTCTCGCTTATAAAGAAATGAAGCGagtcgatataaaaataatcgtaGCTTGATATGTTAGAGgggtatattattaaatatttattatataaaaaaaaattactcaatCAGACATGAAAACTATGCCAATTCCAAATTAACGACTTCAAAACATAACTTCCTTATTAAATGTTGCCTTTTTAAACTATCCGTCGCTTAACGTCTGACAACAAAATACAACTTAGTGTaactaattttgatatattattttaaatttttctttataatggtatttaaaatttattacaactcTCACTCGAACTGGTGGAAGAGAAATTTTATgatctctttatatttttgtttattttttcagtaaCTGTCCTTCTAACAATTGAGCTTTGCTTATTGTTTGAATATTCTTCGAAAAATGTGTAACTGTAGTTTTCAAACGAAGGAAATCTTCCGTCTCGCTCACTCTAATGGATAATGTATTGCTCTCTTGCTCTATTTCCCAAAACCATTGTCGCTTCGCGGTTGTAGAAAGAGATGGAATGATGACATACCCGTACATGCGCAAGAGACGGCAACGTTTAAGCCACCGTCGGCAGGATTCATATAACTAGAAAGAAAAAGTTATACTGCTTTAATCCagcaataaaacaataaaccgaaaatatttcaacgaTTCCAAGAACAAAAGCGAAAGCTATAAAAAGATTCAAACAATGCGTTGCTGGGATGATAAGCCGTTATTCACAAATATGCTTCACGACTTTTGTTGTGAAGacgaaatatttatcatatttaacaaaatgtgaGTTATTGTCACCatttttacttacaaaaacaaatacacgAAGCAGAAACAATGCGAGATACGgctaactataatttaaacatataaaacgtAGAATTAAAGAATCACACGGTATTGCGGGCTGACAGGATAGAGGGAGACAAAAAATAACCGGTACACGTATGAGTGAGATAGAAGATGTTAATGACGTcaagataaaatatcaaaaatgtcACCTTTACATTTGACACttcgaaatacaaaaattacaatgagttttaatataaagctgATTTGACACTCGCTGacgaattttaacaaaattttctttgttgttAGTGGCATCAACtttgtgtttttttcttatcatgTGTAggtataaaagaaacaaacaaaGAAATGAGCGTACAAATACAACGGATCAATTAATCTTTAAGTCAATATCAACTGATATCccttagttattttttttgaaaataacttttgCTACATTTCCatacataaagtaaattaaacgCAAAATATCGCAGCATGCACTTGTATGTGGATTTCGTTaccttaataattatataaaaaaaaatcaatacatgaatttaaattttatataatctgccAAGAAACAgaccataaaatatatttctatgaaatCCAATTAAGAATAtctcatatataaatgttaaagtttGTCACCGACACATTATATAGCTGGCGtacatcaatatatatatatatatatatatataggtgaTTTTGTCATATGTCCTCAGGACATATTATTATGCAACTGTGAGGTggcgataaaaatatataatactaatgaaatatatattgtttgtatttacatattcaCATTAATGGAATATAACTAAAGATGACGTCGCCAATACGAGGATAGAAATCACACAACTgaactgtattttaaataaacaaattcgttttagaaatcatatgactacgtattttaaattaaacaactgcatataaattaattaaccaGTAGTATTAGTGAGAAACTTTACACATTGAATTACGTATCTCCTTCAGGACACTCAAATTTTTTGAGGTGTATATTGAACAGCTGTGtccttaaaaaatgtattgactggtaataataaaatcagccATTTGAATTTGGTttagaaaagtttaaaaaacatttttttttaataaaatgatttttctatGTCTGGAACGACTGGACCGATTTTAATGAGAATCTCACGGGCAGgtacatattataagtaacTTGGGCTACTTCTTCACAGCCTTCCAAGATGAGAAAGTTTTCAATTTGACTGGCAAGGGTTACGCTATTACTACTTCAAATAAAGGATAATTTTATCTGTGGTACTTCCTTCGTCACTAAAACAGGATCATCGATATAAGGAATGAACTTTAATGTTTCAAAAAGAGTTTTAAGTGCATGCAAAGCCAGACACGAGCtaatattacagaaatatatttaaaaaaaaaaaacaatattattgtcaaactgatctcataaaatatatttattgacaatataaaccaatcaatattttattgaacaatctgtaatatttatactctgttttattttacatgttcTTCACAAAATACTTTAGCAACTAACGGTCTCatgaaagtatatattttaagaaaatttattacacatattattttcGAATACGGAACCAAGTTTATGAAATCGGTAGCTATATATATGGCTGTATATCTGTCCTACAAGACAGAGTTAACTCTGAACGTTCAACGTTAATGCCCCATGTactatttcaaaatttggcaaacatatatatgtaagatttgtgtttaaaactttgttatttcattataatcaaACACTTCAAgagtattgatatatttaaatataatacctagtttataaataaaaatcatattatattgaaaacaacATACCAAgacttcatataataatattgtatatattatatagacaagaataatactgtatatatatatacgtacaaTAACTTGTGGCAAATGTTCATGAGTGTTTCGTAACGGGAAAACAGGCTGATCTCTTGACTGTTTGCGAGTTATTGTCGagttaagaatataatatatacctatatatatattttatatatttatattatcacatGGCATATCATATTAcggataaattatttaagatatgcACATAATTAAATCAGTTGTTACGCAGAAATGTGGATTGTCTTActtatatagtaatttaatacgGAACCATAAAACGTTAGGAGCGAAAAAAAATAGCACAAGCATTTTAGTTGTATATATCTAAGCCGACATCAAAGTCGCCTTTGATCCGCCGCTATACTACACAATTACGTCGGCTTtgtttgtacatatttaactttgagctaaaaaaaatttctaacCTGCAATAAactaatgaaatttaacataaatgatGACTTACAATTGTTCTCGCAGTCCTTTCATTAACTTTATAGATGTCaatatcttttgttttctACAATATCTGTTTCCATGCTATACTTATTCTTAATAACAGGGTCGGCTACGAGCGATTGACGTCCACTGTCTTCAGAGAACAttaaaggaataataaaacaatatagaaCCTGTACATCAAATCATTTATTCTTCAGCCTGAGCTGCTGGTGGTATGGATTACGATAGGACGTTATACTTGACATCGGAGGCCTTTAAGTTTTCCGGTATAGAGATGGGCTATAAAAGGATACCAGGATATTTGAAATACCTATATCATTTTAACGCGTTGTGGCTGTATGCGGATGTTTTTGGGGAGTTCTTCTGGCTGTGCGAGGGTATAGCCATGGGGAAGAGTATAGACTTACTGTCTAGGGTCGCGCCATGCTCAGCGCTGTGCATCTTGAGCACAGCGAAAACATTACCGATGGTTACAAATAACGATATATTGAAAGACGCTGTCTTAAAATTAAGAAGACTCCATCAGGGTGTGGATTTAAGGAATAGTTTTGAATGTGATGAATTGATGAAGACGAGCGCCATCCTGAAGAATATTATCACGGTGCTGGTTGTAGGGTTCGTGTGTGCGGTGGTGTTGTTCACGTCGATGCCAGGTTTCCTAATGGCGTATGACTTCTTCACCACCGGCACCTACCAGCTACAGCTGCCGTTCTTCACTAAGTATTTCGTCGACGTGTTCGCTGATGCTAGGATCTATACTTTCGTGTATCTCCATCAGTTTGTGTCGAGTGAGTATGATGATGGGGTGAAGTAAGCTAATGagattctatatatttttgtatataattgttGCTGGCCGGTAAAAAAGAAAGTTAACTTAcaattagttaataaaaaaataatgatctaaggacattttgtatattatatatttttttatataattaaagattgGTATGC is part of the Danaus plexippus chromosome 22 unlocalized genomic scaffold, MEX_DaPlex mxdp_33, whole genome shotgun sequence genome and encodes:
- the LOC116773547 gene encoding F-box/LRR-repeat protein 14, with amino-acid sequence MTAWTEEVLSWRDELGITELHTNRRKNRTAPYRLHRPHLASHVPEPEVQGTHISRLYPELLALIFERLPVRDRGRAAQVCRSWRDAADRRSVWRGVEAALHLRRPAPVLFASLARRGVRRLQVLSLRRGLRDAVAALPGLESLSLSGCYSVTDAALASAFATELPALKRLDLSLCKQVTDSSLGRIAQSLKNLEELELGGCCNVTDTGLLLIAWGLRKLRRLNLRSCWHVNDDGIAHLCGGGEARGTPELEHLGLQDCQRLTDEALKHAATGLPKLKSINLSFCVAVTDAGLRHLARLPHLEDVNLRACDGVSDAGVAHLAESGRLRALDVSFCDKVGDEALSHATLGLSGLRCLSLSACRLTDEGLERVARLSQLETLNIGQCTQVTDRGLRALGEGLKNLKAIDLYGCTCITHEGLDHIVKLPRLSVLNLGLWHVR